CATCCATCGCCGACATCGCCAGCAAGTCGAGTCGAAGATGTATGCTGTCGCAAATTTTCATCCGCAACCGGTTGGCCCGCCGACACGATGACGGAATCCCCCCTTTTCACAGCTCGAATCCCGCCTGTTGTGCTGCGCCGTGGCTTGCCATGTTTCGCACAGGCTGGTATCTAGCCGCCACGTAGCCGGAGGCGAAATGTCTGTCGTAGCCAAGTTCGAAATCGAATATCTGCAATACCTAGATCAGGAAGGCAAACTGCTGCGCAATGACTTGCCGGCGTTTGCGCGCGATGCGCAGATTCTTGTCGAGATGTACAAGCGCATGGCGCTCACACGTGTGTTCGACACCAAGTCGATCGCACTGCAGCGCACCGGCAAGCTCGGCACGTACGCGTCGTGCCTCGGCCACGAAGCCGCGCATATCGGCGTGGCGGCGGCGATGCGCGAGGAAGACGTGTTCGCGCCGATGTATCGCGAATACGGCGCGCAATTCTGGCGCGGCGTGAAGATGCGCGAAGTGTTGTTGTACTGGGGCGGCGACGAACGCGGCAGCGATTTCAGCGGCCCCGCGCATGACTTCGCGTGGTGCGTGCCGATCGGTACGCAATGCCTGCATGCCGCCGGTGCCGCGCTCGCGTTCAAGACGCGCAAAGAGGCGCGCGTCGCGGTCAGTATTTGTGGTGATGGCGGTACTTCGAAGGCGGATTTTTATGCCGCGATCAATGCCGCTGGCGCGATGGATTTGCCGTACGTTTCGGTGATCGTCAACAATGGCTGGGCGATCTCGACACCACGCCGCGCCCAGAGCGGCGCGAAAACCCTCGCCCAAAAAGCGATCGCCGCGGGCTTGCCGAGCATCCAGGTCGACGGCAACGACGTGATCGCGGTACGCGCCGCGATGGAAAGCGCGTTGCAACGCGCGCGTGCCGGCAGCGGCGGCGCAGTGATCGAGGCAATCACCTATCGTTTGTCCGACCACACCACCGCCGACGACGCGCGCCGTTATCGCGACGACGCCGAAGTGCAAGCCGCGTGGCAGCGCGATCCGCTGAAGCGTTTGCGTTTGTATTTGACTGGCATCGGCGCATGGAACGACCAGCGCGAAACCGACTGGAAAGCCGAATGCGCGCATCAGGTCGACAGCGAGATCGAGGCCTATCTGGAAACCCGATCACAAGGCGTCGAAGTGATGTTCGACGATGTATTCGCGAGCTTGCCGCACGACCTGGCCGAGCAGCGCGCACACGCGATGTCGTGGGATCAGAAAAGCAGCTGAGGCGCATACGGCCCGCCAACGAGACGCGTTTGATCGCGTGAACGACGACCACATTCAGACGAAAATACCATGCCACAAATTACCTTGATCGAAGCCGTGACGATGGCGCTGGCTTACGAGATGACCGCCGATCCGTCGGTGTTCGTGCTCGGCGAAGACGTCGGCGTGAACGGCGGCGTGTTTCGCGCCACCGTCGGCCTACAGCAACGTTTCGGGCCGGAGCGCGTGATCGATACGCCGCTTGATGAAACCACCATCGCCGGCCTCACCGTCGGCGCGTCGGCGATGGGCATGCGCCCGATCGCGGAAGCGCAATTCGAAGGTTTCATCTATCCGATGATCGAGCAGATCGCGTGCCACGCCGGACGCCTGCGCAACCGCACGCGCGGTCGCATGAGTTGTCCGATGGTGATCCGCGCGCCGTGGGGCGGTGGCATCCGCGCGCCGGAACATCATTCCGAAGCAAACGAAGCCTTGTTCGCGCACATGCCGGGCTTGCGCGTGGTGATTCCGTCTTCGCCGAGTCGTGCTTACGGCTTGTTGCTGGCGGCCATTCGCGATCCCGATCCGGTGATTTTTTTCGAGCCGAAACGCATCTATCGCCAGTACAAGGAAGAAGTCGCCGACGACGGCGAAGCGTTGCCGCTGGACGTGTGTTTTGTATTGCGTGACGGCAGCGACGTGACCCTTGTGACCTGGGGCGCACACGTCAAGGAAACGCTGGAAGTGGCCGACGCGCTCGCGCTCGAAGGCATCAGCGCCGAGGTGATCGACGTCGCCACGGTCAAGCCGCTGGACTTCGATACGATCCACGAATCGGTGCGCAAGACCGGCCGTTGCGTGATCATCCACGAAGCAACGCGCAGCGGTGGTATCGGCGCGGAGATCGCCGCACAGCTCGCCGAAAAGGCGATGTTCGATCTGCGCGCGCCGGTCGAGCGCGTCACCGGCTACGATATTCCGATGCCGCTGTTCCGCCAGGAAATGAAACAGCTGCCGAGCGTGCCGCGCATACTCGCTGCGGTGAAACGCGTGCTCGCTTTTTCCTGATGCGCAACTGTTGCGCCGCCGGATTTTGTCGAAATAATTTTTAGGACGATGCCATGAAAAATTTCAACCTACCCGATCTCGGTGAAGGTTTGCCGGACGCCGAAATCGTCGAGTGGCATGTGCGCGAAGGCGACACGGTCAAGCTCGATGATGCGCTGGTATCGATGGAAACAGCAAAGGCCGTGGTCGACGTGCCGTCGCCGTTTTCCGGCAAGGTGACCAAGCTGTTCGGCAAGGCTGGCGACGTGATCGCCACCGGCGCGCCGCTAGCAAGTTTCGAACTCGATGCGAGCATGCCGCAACGCGCGGATGCCGAAGATACCGGCCATCAACATGCCGCGCCAGCGAAATCGCAAGCCGCGGCGCCTGCGCCAGCAGCGCCATCGAGCGCCGCAAAATCTGCCGCACCTGCCGCGGGCGGCGACAGCGGCACCGTGGTTGGCGCGATGGAATCCAGCGATCGTATCGTCAGCGAACAGGCGACCTCGGTCGGCGGCATCAAGGCGATGCCGGTGGTGCGCGCACTCGCGAAAAAACTCGGCATCGATCTGGCGCGCGTGACACCAAGCGGCGCCGGTGGTGTGGTGACGCTGCAGGATCTGAAAGGTTTTTCGGCCTCACCCGCGGCGACACAAGCACCGCGCAATCCGGCGCCGCCTGCCGTTGCCAGCGCAGCGATCGCCGCCGCAACAACCAGTATCGCAGCGCCGGCGGCACGTATCGCCGCGCCGCTCTCGGCCGCGGGCAAACCAATGCGCACCGCGCCGCCCGGCAATGTCGCGTTCGGTCAACCCGAACCACTGCGCGGCGTGCGCCGCAATATGGCGCGCATCATGGCCGCGGCGCATGCTGCTGTCGTGCCGGCAACCTTGACCGACGATGCCGATATCCACGCGTGGCAGCCTGGCAACGACATCATGGCGCGACTGGTGCGTTCGCTGGTGGTGGCCGCGCGTATCGAACCTGCGCTCAATGCGTGGTTCGACTCGGAAAATTCCACACGCACGCTGCATCAACGTGTTGACGTTGGTATTGCCGTCGACAGCGAAGAAGGCTTGTTCGTGCCCGCGCTGCGCAACGCCGATATGCTGGACGCCGCGAGCATTCGCACGGGTTTGAATCGCCTGCGCGATCAGGTCCGCGACCGCTCGATTGCGCCCGAAGAACTCAAGGGCTACACGATCATGCTGTCGAACTTCGGCGTGTTCGCCGGACGTTACGCCACGCCCGTGGTCGTGCCGCCGTGTGTCGCGATCATCGCGGTCGGCAAGTTGCGTCATGAAGTGGTGGCGGTGATGGGCGGAATTGCGACGCATCGCATCGTGCCGCTGTCACTGACCTTTGATCACCGCGCATGTACCGGCGGCGAGGCGGCGCGCTTTCTCAAGGGCATACTCGACGATCTGGCGTTGCCGCAATAGTCGCGCCGAGAGTTTCGACCTCGTTGTTTCTTGCTCGTCATCCCAGCCTGCGCTGGGATGACGACTAGTTTTTATTTCTGCGCAACACCAAAAACCCGCCCGCGCGTGAACCACGCAATCGCCAGCACCAGCGGAAACGAATGAAACGCGGCGAGTACCGCGGCGACCTGTTTCCAGATCAAACCAACGTGGCCGATGTCGGCATCGTAGGCAAACAGCATCGCCAGAACGCTGGCCAGCAGCGCCAGCAGAATGGCGGCGATGTCGAACAGGCGACGCGCCGGAGTGCGTGCGAGATCACGCGGCACGGTCAAATAAATCCACACAAAAATCGCGAACAGCGGCAACTGCAACAGCAGGGCGAGGTAACGCATGACCTAGCCCTCGCTCAGCCGCAGGTTTTCGAGTTCGCTGCGCAAACGCTCAGGATCGACACTCGTGCCGAGTAACTTTCCATCGCTGGAATGCACCTGCCACTCCGCGCCACTTGATGGCGTAATCAGCTCATTCGCGTGAATAGATTTGAGCACGATGATCGCGCGCCCGCTTTCCTGCGGCGTGGCGAAAGGTACGCTTTGCAATAGCAGCGTGCCGTCGGCGGCGGCAACCTTGTAATAAAACTTGTGATCGCTTTTCTCGCGGTAGGAAATAAAGCGCGCGAGTTTTCGCGGCGCGCCTACTTCGCTCGGTGCGGCGATTGCTCCCGTCTCCGCACGCGCAGGATCATTCGCAACCACCACCGGCGCCTTGATCAACCGGCGCAATCCCACTGACGCACGCAATTTTGTCATCAACGGCGTAGCGATTTCGCGCGCCTTCGCAGCGCCGGCGAGCAGGATCGTTTCGATTTCTTCAGGCTGCGCTATGAAGGTTTCGTAACGTACGCGCGCCTCGCTCAATTCGCTGTCGATGCGCTCGAAAAGTTTCTGTTTGGCATCGCCCCAACCGATGCCTTCGGCAAAGGCGACACGCATCGCCGCGGTTTCTTCCGCGCTCGCAAACGCCTGGTACAACGTGAACACGTGTGACTCGTTCGGATCTTTCGCCTCGCCCGGCGTTTGCGAATTCGTGACGATGCCGAGTATCGCTTTTTTCAACTCCTTCTGCGGCAACCACAGCGGAATGGTGTTGTTGTAACTCTTCGACATCTTGCGGCCATCGAGGCCGGGCAAGGTCGCGACGTTTTCCTCGATCACCGCTTCCGGCAGCACAAAATGTTCGCCATACATGTGATTAAAACGCTGGCCGATATCGCGCGCCATTTCGATGTGCTGAATCTGGTCGCGCCCGACCGGCACACGTGCGGCGTTGAACATCAAAATGTCGGCGGCCATCAGCACCGGATACATGTACAGGCCGGCGTTGATGCCGGCGTCGATGTCCTCCTCGTTCGCGCGATTGGCATCGGTCGCCGCCTTGTAGGCATGCGCGCGATTCAACAAACCTTTTGCGGTGACGCAGGTCAGCAGCCAGGTCAGCTCGGGAATTTCCGGAATATCCGACTGCCGGTAAAAGTATACTTTTTCATGATCAAGGCCGAGCGCGAGCCACGTCGCAGCAATTTCCAGGGTCGAACGCTGGATGCGCTCCGGCTCGTCGCATTTGATCAGCGCATGGTAATCCGCGAGAAAATAAAACGAACTCGCGCCGGGTTGCTGACTCGCGATTATCGCCGGACGAATCGCGCCGACATAGTTGCCGAGGTGCGGTGTGCCCGACGTGGTAATGCCGGTAAGGTGACTTTTGCTGCTCATAAACCTATGTCGAAGCCGTGAATAACCCGCTTAGTGTAATGGATGCGGATTCACTTAACCCCGAGTGCGCCACCGCCACGTTTCACTTCGCACCTCAACCCGATGGAGTGCGTCATGAAAAGTCTGTTGCCGTTATTCGCCGCATCACTGCTGTCTTGCGGATCGTTGCATGCCGGATCGCTGCTCGATCTCAGTCTGGTCGATCGCGATACCGGCGCCACCCTGAGCCCGCTGACAAGCGACGGCAAACTGTATGTCGTGGGCATTCCCGGCCATCGTTATTCGGTGCACATGAGCAATCGCACCGGTGAACGCGTGATGGCAGTGTTGTCGGTGGATGGCGTGAACGCGGTCAGCGGCGAGACCGCCAATGCCGAGCAGACCGGCTACGTACTTGCGCCGTACCAAAGCACCGAAATCACTGGCTGGCGCAAAAGTGTGTCCGAAGTCGCGCAGTTCAATTTCACCGCACTCAGCAACAGTTACGCGGCGCGCACCGGCCGCGCGAACAATGTCGGCGTGATCGGCGTGGCGGTATTCCGCGAG
The sequence above is drawn from the Pseudolysobacter antarcticus genome and encodes:
- a CDS encoding alpha-ketoacid dehydrogenase subunit beta, with amino-acid sequence MPQITLIEAVTMALAYEMTADPSVFVLGEDVGVNGGVFRATVGLQQRFGPERVIDTPLDETTIAGLTVGASAMGMRPIAEAQFEGFIYPMIEQIACHAGRLRNRTRGRMSCPMVIRAPWGGGIRAPEHHSEANEALFAHMPGLRVVIPSSPSRAYGLLLAAIRDPDPVIFFEPKRIYRQYKEEVADDGEALPLDVCFVLRDGSDVTLVTWGAHVKETLEVADALALEGISAEVIDVATVKPLDFDTIHESVRKTGRCVIIHEATRSGGIGAEIAAQLAEKAMFDLRAPVERVTGYDIPMPLFRQEMKQLPSVPRILAAVKRVLAFS
- a CDS encoding dihydrolipoamide acetyltransferase family protein, which encodes MKNFNLPDLGEGLPDAEIVEWHVREGDTVKLDDALVSMETAKAVVDVPSPFSGKVTKLFGKAGDVIATGAPLASFELDASMPQRADAEDTGHQHAAPAKSQAAAPAPAAPSSAAKSAAPAAGGDSGTVVGAMESSDRIVSEQATSVGGIKAMPVVRALAKKLGIDLARVTPSGAGGVVTLQDLKGFSASPAATQAPRNPAPPAVASAAIAAATTSIAAPAARIAAPLSAAGKPMRTAPPGNVAFGQPEPLRGVRRNMARIMAAAHAAVVPATLTDDADIHAWQPGNDIMARLVRSLVVAARIEPALNAWFDSENSTRTLHQRVDVGIAVDSEEGLFVPALRNADMLDAASIRTGLNRLRDQVRDRSIAPEELKGYTIMLSNFGVFAGRYATPVVVPPCVAIIAVGKLRHEVVAVMGGIATHRIVPLSLTFDHRACTGGEAARFLKGILDDLALPQ
- a CDS encoding tryptophan--tRNA ligase; the encoded protein is MSSKSHLTGITTSGTPHLGNYVGAIRPAIIASQQPGASSFYFLADYHALIKCDEPERIQRSTLEIAATWLALGLDHEKVYFYRQSDIPEIPELTWLLTCVTAKGLLNRAHAYKAATDANRANEEDIDAGINAGLYMYPVLMAADILMFNAARVPVGRDQIQHIEMARDIGQRFNHMYGEHFVLPEAVIEENVATLPGLDGRKMSKSYNNTIPLWLPQKELKKAILGIVTNSQTPGEAKDPNESHVFTLYQAFASAEETAAMRVAFAEGIGWGDAKQKLFERIDSELSEARVRYETFIAQPEEIETILLAGAAKAREIATPLMTKLRASVGLRRLIKAPVVVANDPARAETGAIAAPSEVGAPRKLARFISYREKSDHKFYYKVAAADGTLLLQSVPFATPQESGRAIIVLKSIHANELITPSSGAEWQVHSSDGKLLGTSVDPERLRSELENLRLSEG
- the pdhA gene encoding pyruvate dehydrogenase (acetyl-transferring) E1 component subunit alpha, which produces MSVVAKFEIEYLQYLDQEGKLLRNDLPAFARDAQILVEMYKRMALTRVFDTKSIALQRTGKLGTYASCLGHEAAHIGVAAAMREEDVFAPMYREYGAQFWRGVKMREVLLYWGGDERGSDFSGPAHDFAWCVPIGTQCLHAAGAALAFKTRKEARVAVSICGDGGTSKADFYAAINAAGAMDLPYVSVIVNNGWAISTPRRAQSGAKTLAQKAIAAGLPSIQVDGNDVIAVRAAMESALQRARAGSGGAVIEAITYRLSDHTTADDARRYRDDAEVQAAWQRDPLKRLRLYLTGIGAWNDQRETDWKAECAHQVDSEIEAYLETRSQGVEVMFDDVFASLPHDLAEQRAHAMSWDQKSS